A portion of the uncultured Draconibacterium sp. genome contains these proteins:
- a CDS encoding tetratricopeptide repeat protein produces MKKSPSREKTIAVLPFVNMSANEEMEYFSDGITEEIINALAGIVQLKVTSRTSSFFFKNKNIPIRQIANELNVSTILEGSVRLAVKTIRITAQLIHAEEDFHFWSETWDRKLENIFEIQDEISLMIADKLREQYGHLEIQDHLVEKKTDNLDAYEYFLKARFHFNKWNPVDANKAIELYEKAIALDPKHTDSYVGLSDAYSFFAVTELMPKEEAWQKSREYMDRAFALNPENAGVHYLLGNYSFFYEANFQQAVKHALKAVELKPNYPEAHQFNSLLYLISGNIEKSKLHLETAHSIDPLSQETMFYRAYFHYRTEDYKNALTLFNEALDKNPHNIPAFVVRSYCLLKLGKYDEAILFLENMPKDMIIQDERLGALCLANILKKDKTGTNKYLEQLKKEAQKPGSFQAHSYLFLAYACMEKNDEAFSWLAHTIKLKSSVLLLNFTDPLAINLKSDPRYKKYIQELFHPSELPIKKVPTKTPLVDDETATAYLDKLTRFIAEEEPFLIPNLSLRSLADLVEIHPNKLSWVLNDRVGKNFNEFINHYRIEYFKQLALDPKNNHISLLGLAYESGFNSKTVFNTYFKKEVGTTPKDFLKQNR; encoded by the coding sequence ATGAAAAAATCTCCCTCAAGGGAAAAAACAATAGCCGTACTTCCGTTTGTAAACATGAGTGCGAACGAGGAAATGGAATATTTCAGTGATGGAATTACCGAAGAAATCATTAATGCACTGGCCGGTATTGTGCAGCTGAAAGTTACTTCGCGGACTTCGTCGTTCTTTTTCAAAAACAAAAATATTCCCATCAGGCAAATTGCCAACGAACTAAATGTAAGTACTATTCTGGAAGGAAGCGTTCGGCTGGCGGTCAAAACCATACGTATTACGGCGCAGCTGATTCATGCCGAAGAAGATTTTCATTTCTGGTCGGAAACCTGGGACCGCAAGCTGGAGAACATTTTCGAAATACAGGATGAGATAAGTTTAATGATTGCCGATAAACTGCGCGAACAATATGGTCACCTCGAAATTCAGGATCATTTGGTTGAAAAGAAAACCGACAATTTAGATGCTTACGAGTATTTTCTGAAAGCCCGTTTTCATTTTAACAAATGGAATCCGGTGGATGCAAATAAGGCAATTGAACTGTATGAAAAAGCCATTGCACTTGATCCGAAACATACCGATTCGTATGTTGGTTTGTCGGATGCATACAGCTTTTTTGCGGTTACCGAGTTGATGCCCAAAGAAGAAGCCTGGCAAAAATCGCGGGAATATATGGACAGGGCATTTGCGCTGAATCCGGAAAATGCCGGGGTACATTATTTATTGGGCAATTATTCTTTTTTTTACGAAGCAAATTTTCAGCAGGCTGTCAAACACGCTTTAAAAGCGGTGGAACTGAAACCAAACTACCCCGAAGCACATCAGTTTAATTCGTTGCTGTATTTGATTTCCGGTAATATTGAAAAATCAAAATTGCATCTCGAAACAGCCCATAGTATTGATCCCTTGTCGCAGGAAACCATGTTTTACAGGGCATATTTCCATTATCGCACCGAAGATTATAAAAATGCCCTGACGCTTTTTAACGAGGCATTGGATAAAAATCCACACAATATTCCGGCATTTGTGGTACGCAGTTACTGTTTGTTGAAACTTGGAAAGTATGACGAAGCAATTCTCTTCCTTGAAAATATGCCAAAGGATATGATAATACAGGATGAACGTTTAGGTGCATTGTGTCTGGCCAATATTCTAAAAAAAGATAAAACGGGAACGAACAAATACCTGGAACAATTAAAGAAAGAGGCACAAAAGCCGGGTTCTTTTCAGGCGCATTCATATTTATTTTTGGCTTATGCCTGCATGGAAAAAAATGACGAAGCTTTTTCGTGGCTGGCACATACAATAAAACTGAAATCGTCGGTTTTGTTGCTCAATTTTACCGATCCTTTGGCAATCAATTTAAAGAGCGACCCACGGTATAAAAAGTACATTCAAGAACTATTTCACCCATCAGAATTACCGATAAAAAAGGTACCAACCAAAACTCCTTTAGTAGATGATGAAACCGCTACTGCCTATCTTGATAAATTGACCAGGTTTATTGCCGAAGAGGAGCCTTTTCTGATTCCGAACCTTTCGCTTCGTTCGTTGGCCGACCTGGTAGAGATTCACCCGAATAAACTTTCGTGGGTGTTAAATGACCGGGTTGGCAAGAACTTCAACGAATTTATCAATCATTACCGAATTGAATATTTTAAACAACTGGCACTCGATCCAAAGAATAATCACATTTCTTTATTAGGATTGGCGTATGAGAGTGGCTTTAATTCAAAAACTGTTTTTAATACCTATTTTAAAAAAGAAGTAGGGACGACACCAAAAGATTTTCTGAAGCAAAATAGGTAA
- a CDS encoding carboxymuconolactone decarboxylase family protein, with protein MENLVKTEFNVPMREEVSATNQEIFDALTKALGFVPNLYATIAYSDNGLKRFLDYQNAKTSLSNKEKEAVNLVVSQVNGCVYCQSAHLVLGKMNGFTDEQLLNIRHAKSENAKLNALVKLAADLTENRGNANRANVEDFFAHGYTKENLVDLILQISDKTAMNYLHNLTKIPVDFPVASVL; from the coding sequence ATGGAAAACTTAGTAAAAACAGAATTTAATGTCCCAATGCGAGAAGAAGTATCTGCAACCAACCAGGAGATTTTTGATGCATTAACGAAAGCATTGGGTTTTGTCCCAAATCTTTATGCAACCATTGCGTATTCCGATAATGGTTTAAAGCGCTTTTTGGATTATCAAAATGCCAAAACATCACTGTCGAACAAAGAGAAAGAAGCTGTAAACCTTGTTGTTAGCCAGGTGAACGGATGTGTTTACTGTCAGAGTGCGCATCTTGTATTGGGGAAAATGAATGGTTTTACCGACGAGCAGTTATTGAATATTCGTCATGCGAAAAGCGAAAATGCAAAACTAAATGCCCTGGTAAAACTGGCAGCAGATTTAACCGAAAACAGAGGGAATGCAAATCGCGCTAACGTAGAAGACTTTTTTGCGCATGGTTATACCAAAGAAAATCTCGTGGATCTGATTCTTCAAATTAGTGATAAAACCGCCATGAATTATCTACATAATCTTACCAAAATACCGGTAGATTTTCCCGTTGCATCAGTTCTTTAA
- a CDS encoding nuclear transport factor 2 family protein — MNNEEKRYPLPPFTMETALEKVQKAEDAWNSKDPVKVAHAYTLDSEWRNRAQFINGREEIVQFLTGKWEKEKNYKLKKELWGFRENRIAVKFEYEFQDANDQWFRAYGNELWEFDENGLMQKRFASINDLMIEENDRKLT; from the coding sequence ATGAATAACGAAGAAAAAAGATATCCACTGCCGCCATTTACAATGGAAACTGCCCTTGAAAAAGTACAAAAAGCGGAAGATGCTTGGAATAGCAAAGATCCTGTTAAAGTTGCACACGCATACACTTTAGATTCGGAATGGAGAAACAGAGCACAGTTTATTAATGGCCGGGAAGAAATTGTACAGTTTTTAACCGGAAAATGGGAAAAGGAAAAAAATTATAAACTAAAGAAGGAACTTTGGGGTTTTAGAGAGAATAGAATTGCCGTAAAATTTGAATATGAATTTCAGGATGCGAACGACCAATGGTTTCGAGCCTACGGAAATGAGCTTTGGGAATTCGACGAAAATGGATTGATGCAAAAACGTTTCGCAAGTATTAACGACTTAATGATTGAAGAAAACGATAGAAAGTTAACCTAA
- a CDS encoding helix-turn-helix domain-containing protein → MIQNNNFALIDPQTGNLAFKLFRFEKNNPFDQIQRLNYYSMIWLETGSGAVKADFSEYRFGENVLFSFSPYQPFIIDIEGEICGWVIHFHPDFFCIHKHHKEVACHGVLFNNIYNPPFVHIDEKAAVNFEMVIQQFKTEMQNPALAQYELLISYLKIFLITASRLKTDQQTEAKKVADKEEEPFILQNLKNAIELHYKTKHSASDYADLLAITPKALTRLTKTHFNKTLSNLIAERIVIEAKRELYLTNKTVKEIAYDLGYNDEYYFSRFFKKNADVSPQLYRETVGFDKASMV, encoded by the coding sequence ATGATACAGAACAATAATTTCGCGCTTATCGATCCGCAAACGGGAAACCTGGCGTTTAAACTATTTCGCTTCGAAAAGAATAATCCGTTTGATCAGATTCAACGATTAAATTATTACTCGATGATTTGGCTGGAAACCGGCTCCGGTGCAGTAAAAGCAGATTTCTCGGAATATCGTTTCGGCGAGAATGTATTATTTTCGTTTTCGCCATACCAACCTTTTATAATTGATATTGAAGGTGAAATATGTGGCTGGGTTATTCACTTTCATCCTGATTTTTTCTGTATACATAAGCACCACAAAGAGGTGGCGTGCCACGGCGTATTGTTTAATAATATTTACAATCCGCCATTTGTGCATATCGATGAAAAAGCTGCCGTAAATTTTGAAATGGTGATTCAGCAGTTTAAAACCGAAATGCAAAATCCCGCCTTGGCGCAATATGAGTTGCTGATTTCGTACCTGAAAATATTTTTGATAACTGCATCGCGACTTAAAACAGATCAGCAAACTGAAGCGAAAAAAGTAGCCGACAAAGAAGAAGAACCATTTATACTGCAAAATTTGAAAAACGCTATTGAATTGCACTATAAAACCAAACACAGCGCCAGCGATTATGCCGATTTGCTGGCCATTACACCCAAAGCTTTAACCCGGCTTACCAAAACGCATTTCAATAAAACATTGAGCAATTTAATTGCTGAGCGAATAGTAATTGAAGCCAAACGAGAACTGTACCTTACCAATAAAACGGTTAAAGAAATTGCTTACGATTTAGGCTATAACGATGAATATTATTTTAGCCGGTTTTTCAAAAAGAACGCCGATGTATCGCCACAACTTTATCGCGAAACGGTTGGTTTTGATAAAGCTTCAATGGTTTAA
- a CDS encoding serine hydrolase, protein MKKVIKIVLLTPLVLILAALVILSVKYSPTYVYRLITQNVADVYDYQKYENRVIKGSEDTFQFAKRLDEKYVESLFQDRVLSTGFKTFDEWAEKSQTTALIFIRKDTILYEKYFNGFSRDSYYHSQSMAKSFISFLIGAAIDDGLISDVNDPMTLYIPELKERNSDFEKITIKNLLEMRSGLKYNTSYIPGTYTHAPWHDEAVGYYHPNVRKLLLKKVDIARESGKTFEYNNYNTSYLGLIIERATNKTVSEYLEEKLWSKIMTQDALFSIDSKKSGFEYMPSRLIARAVDYARFGRLFLNEGNWDDRQIISKDWVKRSTREDKSIPREIYPDWLGGENCAHTYYSYQWWGNTNCDSTFEFFANGNLGQQIYVIPDKEIIIVHCGNSLEYYGESDLMRAADCIRYYDFHKSILDNGVEEAINQYRKKKKQDPGYQPFDEHFLMQKGYTLLDAGRVEDAKQLFALNVETYPGSWSVYNNLAEAYQKSGEPDSARIFYNKSLELKPENNWATEKLMMLE, encoded by the coding sequence ATGAAAAAAGTTATAAAAATTGTACTGCTTACTCCGCTTGTTTTAATTTTGGCGGCGCTGGTGATATTGTCGGTAAAGTATTCTCCAACCTATGTTTATCGATTAATCACCCAAAATGTTGCCGACGTTTACGACTATCAGAAATATGAGAACCGTGTAATTAAAGGATCGGAAGACACTTTTCAATTTGCTAAGAGATTGGATGAGAAGTATGTAGAATCCTTGTTTCAGGACAGAGTTTTGAGCACGGGCTTTAAAACTTTTGATGAGTGGGCGGAGAAATCGCAAACTACAGCATTAATTTTTATTCGGAAAGACACCATTTTGTACGAGAAGTATTTCAATGGATTTTCGCGCGATTCCTACTATCATTCACAATCGATGGCAAAATCATTTATTTCCTTTTTGATTGGTGCTGCCATCGACGACGGTCTCATCTCGGACGTGAACGACCCGATGACCTTATATATTCCAGAACTAAAAGAACGAAATTCTGATTTTGAGAAGATTACCATCAAAAATTTGCTTGAAATGCGCTCTGGACTGAAATATAATACCAGTTATATTCCGGGAACATATACACATGCACCATGGCACGACGAAGCAGTTGGATATTACCATCCAAACGTGCGAAAACTACTGCTAAAAAAGGTTGATATTGCACGGGAGTCGGGGAAAACTTTTGAGTATAACAATTACAACACCAGTTATTTGGGATTGATTATTGAACGGGCAACAAACAAAACCGTGTCGGAATACTTGGAGGAAAAACTGTGGTCGAAAATTATGACACAGGATGCACTTTTTTCTATCGACAGTAAAAAGTCGGGATTTGAATATATGCCCAGCCGTTTGATTGCACGAGCTGTAGATTATGCCCGGTTTGGACGGCTATTTCTGAACGAAGGAAACTGGGACGACAGGCAAATCATTTCGAAAGATTGGGTGAAAAGATCTACCCGTGAAGACAAATCAATTCCACGCGAAATTTATCCCGACTGGCTTGGTGGTGAAAATTGTGCACATACCTACTATTCCTATCAGTGGTGGGGAAATACGAATTGCGACTCAACCTTTGAGTTTTTTGCCAACGGAAACCTCGGACAGCAAATTTATGTGATCCCCGACAAAGAGATAATTATCGTTCATTGCGGCAACTCGCTTGAATATTACGGCGAAAGTGATTTAATGCGTGCTGCCGATTGTATAAGGTATTACGATTTTCATAAATCGATCCTCGACAATGGTGTTGAAGAAGCCATTAATCAATATCGTAAAAAGAAAAAACAAGATCCGGGATATCAACCTTTTGACGAACATTTCCTGATGCAAAAAGGTTATACTTTGCTGGATGCCGGAAGGGTAGAAGACGCCAAGCAACTCTTCGCATTGAATGTTGAAACCTACCCTGGTTCGTGGTCAGTTTATAATAATTTGGCTGAGGCTTATCAAAAAAGTGGAGAGCCCGATTCTGCCCGGATATTTTATAACAAATCGCTGGAATTAAAACCGGAAAATAATTGGGCAACCGAGAAGCTAATGATGCTCGAGTGA
- a CDS encoding DUF6624 domain-containing protein: MKKFITLLAMLISVQIAFAQNHVSKGDSLKGEGLLMPALTEYAGAMMENPTSENSYRLASATALLWTSQMRDTSFYFLNYALQNDSTLDVLYDPDFLSLIDDPRWKDIEDLQFGKYELKNGAIKNKPFARALFRMIIKDQGFMYAGNIERRKYMQNGGYFSTPAIFPVLAREEKNMKENESQLLKLLDEYGWPTASRVTEFAAAGAALIINHSTYEIRKKYFPMLEEAFKNGEAQPLRYAKMRDRLLVEEGKEQLYGTQLKFEGNTRVPQSIQDPQNVDKRRAEIGLEPLTVYLKKRFDIDWQVTSK, encoded by the coding sequence ATGAAAAAATTTATCACACTTCTGGCAATGCTGATTTCCGTACAAATCGCATTTGCACAGAATCACGTAAGTAAAGGAGACAGTTTGAAAGGTGAGGGGCTTTTAATGCCAGCTTTAACGGAATATGCGGGAGCAATGATGGAAAATCCGACAAGCGAAAATTCGTATCGACTGGCTTCTGCAACGGCTCTGTTATGGACATCTCAAATGAGAGATACTTCTTTCTATTTCCTGAATTATGCACTTCAGAATGATTCAACACTGGATGTGTTGTATGATCCTGATTTTTTAAGTCTTATTGACGACCCGCGATGGAAAGATATTGAAGATTTACAGTTTGGAAAATACGAATTGAAAAACGGAGCGATTAAGAATAAACCATTTGCACGAGCTCTTTTCAGGATGATAATAAAAGACCAGGGGTTTATGTATGCCGGAAATATTGAACGAAGAAAATACATGCAAAATGGAGGATATTTTAGTACACCGGCCATATTTCCTGTGCTTGCCCGGGAAGAAAAAAATATGAAGGAAAATGAAAGCCAGCTGTTGAAGCTTTTGGATGAATATGGTTGGCCAACAGCCTCGCGGGTAACCGAATTTGCTGCAGCAGGAGCTGCATTGATTATCAATCATTCCACTTACGAAATTCGCAAAAAGTATTTCCCAATGCTTGAAGAAGCCTTTAAAAATGGTGAAGCCCAGCCCTTACGATACGCTAAAATGCGCGACCGGTTACTGGTGGAAGAGGGGAAAGAACAACTGTATGGCACCCAGTTAAAATTTGAGGGGAATACACGTGTGCCACAATCTATTCAAGATCCTCAAAATGTTGATAAACGAAGAGCAGAAATTGGACTTGAACCATTGACAGTGTATCTTAAGAAAAGATTTGATATTGACTGGCAGGTAACAAGTAAATGA
- a CDS encoding AraC family transcriptional regulator ligand-binding domain-containing protein, with amino-acid sequence MINHALIEGMTRDDFDDLPTSIVSMDNVQVVPANHFFELHEILDKELGPGFSVRIGQQMKMEDYGVLGLSWKTCSWAGEIFERSERYFKLLSNTYFFRVEKDIGISRVFLNREAYRRGMELSNEATLSATIVVLRAITESDISPVEVSFKHAAPEKLDDYIKAFNCPILFSQPQNYIAYKTEDLEMRTAKADVSINRFLIERVEEETRGIELNANKIIYDVENLIRDALPSGIPGVEQIGQIMGMSRRTLTRRLSENGLTFRDLIKRIQEEVSKELLKNPERSIAEIAFETGFSEQSAFSRAFKNWTNQSPVEFRKNQ; translated from the coding sequence ATGATAAATCATGCTTTAATTGAAGGTATGACCCGGGACGACTTCGATGATTTACCAACATCCATTGTTTCCATGGACAATGTCCAGGTTGTTCCGGCAAATCACTTTTTTGAGCTGCACGAGATATTAGATAAAGAATTAGGACCCGGATTTTCGGTGAGAATCGGTCAGCAAATGAAAATGGAGGATTATGGGGTTTTGGGATTATCATGGAAGACTTGCTCGTGGGCTGGTGAGATTTTTGAACGAAGTGAACGGTATTTTAAGTTGTTGTCAAACACTTATTTCTTTAGGGTTGAAAAAGATATCGGAATTTCTCGTGTTTTCCTGAATCGCGAAGCCTATCGCCGGGGAATGGAGTTATCGAATGAAGCTACCTTGTCTGCTACAATTGTTGTGCTTCGGGCAATAACTGAATCCGATATTTCCCCTGTTGAAGTTTCATTTAAACATGCTGCTCCGGAAAAACTTGACGATTATATAAAGGCTTTCAACTGTCCCATTCTGTTTAGCCAACCGCAAAACTACATTGCCTATAAAACAGAAGATTTGGAAATGCGGACAGCAAAAGCTGATGTAAGTATTAATCGGTTCCTGATTGAAAGAGTTGAAGAAGAAACACGGGGCATTGAGTTAAATGCAAACAAAATAATTTATGATGTTGAGAATCTTATTCGGGATGCATTACCAAGTGGAATCCCTGGCGTTGAGCAGATAGGGCAAATAATGGGTATGAGCAGGCGCACGCTTACCCGCCGCTTATCTGAAAATGGTCTTACCTTTAGAGACCTGATTAAAAGAATACAAGAAGAGGTTTCAAAAGAACTCCTTAAAAACCCCGAAAGAAGTATTGCTGAAATTGCTTTTGAAACTGGTTTTTCAGAACAAAGTGCATTTAGTCGTGCTTTTAAAAACTGGACGAATCAATCTCCGGTAGAATTCCGTAAAAACCAATAA
- a CDS encoding serine hydrolase domain-containing protein — protein sequence MKIGVSFLSLIIFLVHVFNSYGQTSQKQIQKIDSLFTTWNVSNHPGGAVLVSKEGKTIFSKSYGLANIEYNIPNTNNTLFNIGSISKQFTAMGIVLLEEQNKLSIDDDIRKHISELPDFGEVITIRHLLHHTSGLRDLHGLLGIAGWRSGDLETNDDVYRIIKNQEELNFKPGEEFLYSNTGYILLAKIIENISQLKFDQWMKQNIFQPLGMKDTYVETSLNKIVPNNATSYYLREVFERALEYWGYFGSGNIHSTTEDLNIWLQNFSTPQNNWESAFKKLLFTTPLKNDFQTNYGFGLRVEEYSGRKVLQHGGSVGGFRAIARTFPKEQLNIVILSNYSRSNIGSKANKISDIFLAKRKDLPTKKVTQTPNKFIKLSSEKLKELEGIYWSDSEKSGRKVYFKNDTLRYSSSENSEWPLVPISKNSFIMIHPSIKPIVTFDNMTNQMTVRIENDLPGVFNFLQRNLDIKTNGNERLVGKYYSPELKTMYSISIDDKSNVYLEHARHGIIKLQQLYDNVFSGDWPVGTVEIRRNEKGNVMGLRMSNGRTRNVWLEKVI from the coding sequence ATGAAAATAGGAGTATCTTTTTTAAGCCTGATTATTTTTTTAGTACATGTCTTCAATAGTTACGGTCAGACTAGTCAAAAACAAATTCAAAAAATTGACAGTTTATTTACTACATGGAATGTATCTAATCATCCAGGTGGCGCTGTTTTAGTATCAAAGGAAGGAAAAACTATTTTTTCAAAATCCTATGGTTTAGCTAATATTGAATATAACATTCCAAATACAAACAACACTCTTTTTAATATAGGTTCCATATCAAAACAATTCACAGCTATGGGTATTGTATTATTGGAAGAACAAAACAAACTTTCTATTGATGATGACATTAGAAAACACATTTCTGAATTACCAGATTTTGGTGAAGTTATTACTATTCGTCATTTATTGCATCATACAAGTGGATTGAGAGATTTACATGGTTTATTGGGTATAGCTGGCTGGCGAAGCGGAGATTTAGAAACAAACGATGATGTTTACAGAATAATTAAAAATCAAGAAGAACTCAACTTTAAACCTGGAGAAGAATTTTTATACAGCAATACTGGATACATATTATTAGCTAAAATTATTGAAAATATTAGCCAATTGAAATTTGACCAATGGATGAAGCAAAATATTTTTCAACCATTAGGAATGAAAGACACGTATGTAGAAACCTCTTTGAATAAGATTGTTCCAAATAATGCTACATCTTACTATTTGCGAGAAGTATTCGAAAGAGCTTTAGAATATTGGGGTTACTTTGGTTCTGGAAATATACACTCCACAACAGAAGATTTAAATATTTGGCTACAAAATTTTAGTACACCTCAAAATAATTGGGAATCTGCCTTTAAAAAATTGCTATTCACGACACCACTAAAAAATGATTTTCAAACCAACTATGGTTTTGGACTTCGAGTTGAAGAATACTCGGGAAGGAAGGTCCTACAACATGGAGGATCTGTTGGTGGTTTTAGAGCGATTGCAAGAACTTTTCCTAAAGAACAACTCAATATTGTAATTCTAAGTAATTATTCGAGAAGTAACATTGGATCTAAAGCAAACAAGATATCTGATATTTTTTTAGCTAAAAGAAAAGATCTGCCAACAAAAAAAGTAACTCAAACTCCAAATAAGTTCATCAAGTTATCTTCTGAAAAACTTAAGGAATTGGAAGGTATTTACTGGAGTGATTCCGAGAAATCCGGACGTAAAGTTTACTTCAAAAATGACACCTTAAGATACTCAAGCTCGGAAAATAGTGAATGGCCATTAGTGCCAATAAGCAAAAATTCATTTATAATGATTCATCCATCTATAAAACCAATTGTGACGTTTGATAATATGACAAATCAAATGACTGTAAGAATTGAAAATGATTTGCCGGGAGTCTTCAACTTTCTTCAACGTAACCTGGACATAAAAACAAATGGTAATGAAAGGCTTGTTGGAAAGTATTACAGCCCGGAACTAAAAACAATGTATTCAATATCAATAGATGATAAGTCTAATGTCTATCTTGAACACGCAAGACACGGTATAATAAAATTACAACAGTTATACGATAATGTTTTTTCGGGTGATTGGCCTGTAGGAACTGTTGAAATAAGAAGAAATGAAAAAGGAAATGTTATGGGTTTAAGAATGTCAAATGGTCGTACTCGAAATGTATGGCTTGAAAAAGTCATTTAA
- a CDS encoding serine hydrolase domain-containing protein produces the protein MRISYFIIIISLCLLLITKANAQEKVDFSSTLHQIDKSIDSLLNGYNENAPGISIGIVSNNKLVYEKQFGLANVDYEIPITHETSFHVASVSKQITAFAILLLEDEGKLSLDDDIRIYLPEMHNFQNTITIRHLLNHTSGLKDQFNLLRLSGWTLDDVITNEQVLHILFNQKTLNFQPDEKHMYSNSGYTLLAEIVARVSKMSFAEFTNKRIFKPLQMHQSQFVDTEGQIVKNKSISYYKTDSTYREDLFNNFSVGATNLNTTIQDLSKWANNFDTQVVGNDSIFKKMHAQTPLNDRSFYGYASGQFINTYKGFKRIEHSGQDASYQAYLARFPELNLSIIFTNTNGEINGARLVYDIMDICLEPYLDHKKTTSAPKKRLTHKNRIQKTTSYLKQFEGYYWDEGDKYSRQIKVENDTLKFITKNGKTALVPVDEQEFEMDIEEYVALTFNANQMIMTLDDGYQIVSDKYIPANYNSKTLEEFNGKYYSPELNAYYTFRTEENTLVANHTRLGDFKLNAIKNDYFLGNKGSFLKVVFLRNNSKKVIGFEVSSSRAKNVQFNKLNN, from the coding sequence ATGCGAATATCATACTTCATTATAATAATTAGCCTCTGTCTTTTGCTCATTACCAAAGCAAATGCTCAGGAAAAAGTTGACTTTTCCTCAACACTGCATCAAATAGATAAAAGCATTGACAGTCTTTTAAATGGCTATAATGAAAACGCACCGGGAATCTCAATTGGAATAGTCAGTAACAACAAATTGGTTTATGAAAAACAATTTGGATTAGCAAATGTAGATTACGAAATTCCAATTACTCACGAAACATCATTTCATGTGGCTTCTGTCTCTAAGCAAATTACTGCATTTGCCATTCTGTTACTTGAGGATGAAGGCAAACTTTCTTTAGATGATGATATTAGAATCTATCTTCCGGAAATGCATAATTTTCAAAATACCATTACTATCCGTCATTTACTCAATCATACCAGTGGTTTAAAAGATCAGTTTAACCTATTGCGCCTTTCCGGTTGGACTCTTGATGATGTAATTACAAATGAACAGGTCTTACATATTCTTTTTAATCAGAAGACCTTAAATTTTCAACCTGACGAAAAACATATGTATAGTAATTCCGGCTATACCTTGTTAGCAGAAATTGTAGCAAGAGTATCAAAGATGTCTTTTGCGGAGTTTACAAACAAACGCATTTTTAAACCTTTACAAATGCATCAATCTCAATTTGTAGATACAGAAGGCCAGATCGTAAAAAACAAAAGTATTTCGTATTACAAAACCGATTCAACTTACAGAGAAGATCTGTTTAACAACTTCAGTGTGGGCGCAACAAACCTTAATACAACAATTCAGGATTTGAGTAAATGGGCAAATAACTTTGACACACAGGTTGTTGGCAATGATAGTATATTCAAAAAAATGCATGCTCAGACACCGTTGAACGATCGAAGTTTTTATGGCTATGCAAGTGGTCAGTTCATTAATACCTATAAAGGTTTTAAACGAATTGAACATAGTGGGCAGGATGCCAGTTATCAGGCATACTTGGCAAGATTTCCGGAACTTAATTTGAGCATCATTTTTACAAACACCAATGGCGAAATTAATGGTGCACGATTGGTTTACGATATTATGGATATTTGCCTGGAACCTTACCTTGACCATAAAAAAACAACTTCAGCCCCCAAAAAACGATTAACCCATAAAAACCGAATTCAAAAAACAACTTCATATTTAAAACAATTTGAAGGATATTACTGGGATGAAGGTGATAAATATTCACGTCAAATTAAAGTAGAAAACGACACCTTAAAATTCATTACCAAAAATGGTAAAACAGCTCTGGTTCCGGTTGACGAGCAAGAGTTTGAAATGGATATAGAAGAGTATGTTGCGCTGACTTTCAATGCTAACCAGATGATAATGACACTGGATGATGGATACCAAATCGTTTCAGATAAATATATTCCCGCCAACTACAATTCTAAAACGCTAGAAGAATTTAATGGCAAATATTATAGTCCTGAATTAAATGCATACTATACATTCCGCACAGAGGAAAATACATTAGTGGCAAATCATACACGGCTGGGCGATTTTAAATTGAATGCGATTAAAAATGATTACTTTCTTGGAAACAAAGGTTCCTTTCTAAAAGTTGTTTTTTTAAGAAACAATTCCAAAAAAGTCATTGGTTTTGAAGTTTCAAGTAGTAGAGCAAAAAATGTTCAATTCAATAAACTAAATAATTGA